The proteins below are encoded in one region of Brevundimonas fontaquae:
- a CDS encoding DoxX family protein produces the protein MFNQVNGWSSRALAALRIVAGLLFLAHGVIKVFGFPAGAEPGQQELLSLFGIGGVIELITGLLLILGLFTRPAAFIASGQMAVAYWMFHFPSSPYPAVNGGDAAILYCFIFLYIFTAGPGAWSIDNRTAKRF, from the coding sequence ATGTTCAATCAAGTGAATGGCTGGTCTTCCCGCGCCCTGGCGGCGCTCAGGATCGTCGCCGGCCTGTTGTTCCTGGCGCATGGCGTCATCAAGGTCTTCGGCTTTCCGGCGGGGGCCGAGCCCGGTCAGCAGGAGCTGCTGTCGCTGTTCGGCATCGGCGGGGTGATCGAGCTGATCACGGGCCTGCTGCTGATCCTGGGCCTGTTCACGCGTCCGGCCGCTTTCATCGCGTCGGGCCAGATGGCTGTGGCCTATTGGATGTTCCACTTCCCAAGCAGCCCATATCCGGCGGTGAACGGCGGCGACGCGGCCATCCTGTACTGCTTCATTTTCCTGTATATCTTCACCGCCGGTCCTGGCGCGTGGAGCATCGACAATCGAACCGCAAAGCGGTTCTGA
- a CDS encoding pirin family protein, protein MIERRPFESLGGANHGWLNAKHHFSFANYYDPKRMSWGNLRVWNDDEIAAGTGFPPHPHADMEIITYVRDGAITHEDSLGNKGRTVAGDVQVMSAGTGIRHAEYNAEPDLTRIFQIWIEPTRRGDAPSWGTKPFPKGERSGQFVVLASGFEGDTDALPIRTDARIVAATLKAGDSADYPLGGARRAYLVPAKGEVEVNGVRLNARDGAAIAQEDVVTVKALSDAEIVLVDAA, encoded by the coding sequence ATGATCGAGCGCAGACCATTTGAATCCCTCGGCGGCGCCAACCACGGCTGGCTGAACGCGAAACACCATTTTTCCTTCGCCAACTACTATGATCCCAAGCGGATGAGCTGGGGCAATCTGCGGGTCTGGAACGACGACGAGATCGCCGCCGGAACGGGCTTCCCGCCGCATCCGCACGCCGACATGGAGATCATCACCTATGTCCGAGATGGGGCCATCACCCATGAGGACAGTCTGGGCAACAAGGGTCGCACCGTCGCGGGCGATGTCCAGGTGATGAGCGCCGGAACCGGCATTCGTCACGCCGAATACAACGCCGAGCCGGACCTGACGCGGATCTTTCAGATCTGGATCGAGCCGACCCGGCGCGGTGACGCGCCGAGTTGGGGCACCAAGCCCTTCCCCAAGGGCGAGCGGTCGGGGCAGTTCGTGGTCCTGGCTTCGGGATTTGAAGGCGACACGGACGCCCTGCCGATCCGCACCGATGCGCGGATCGTGGCGGCGACGCTGAAGGCGGGCGACAGCGCCGACTATCCGCTGGGCGGCGCGCGGCGGGCCTATCTGGTCCCGGCGAAGGGCGAGGTCGAGGTCAACGGCGTCCGGCTGAACGCCCGCGACGGCGCGGCCATCGCTCAGGAGGATGTCGTGACGGTCAAGGCGCTGTCCGACGCCGAGATCGTGCTGGTGGACGCCGCCTGA
- a CDS encoding LysR family transcriptional regulator, which produces MSRLPDLEALAIFAKVADSQSFSGAAETLGLSKATVSKAVTRLERQLKTTLLHRTSRRFALTDAGRTLAARAAHMLAEAEGAVSEALDMSVTPRGLVRLAAPMSFGMAYVAPALPEFLATHPDVSVDLHLSDEVIDLVGGGFDCALRIAALADSSLTARKLRPVARALVASPSYLDQRGRPTHPDDLARHACLGYAYMPSPDTWRFRNEAGEEVVVHPRGPLRANNSDALTASLCAGLGLFPQPDFIYWKDVANGRLETVMTDWRLPPIALHLVSPSGGPRPARVTAFMDYLTAKFSGPLWPGDTVGR; this is translated from the coding sequence ATGTCCCGCCTGCCCGATCTGGAAGCCCTGGCCATCTTCGCCAAGGTCGCCGACAGCCAATCCTTCTCCGGCGCAGCCGAGACGCTGGGCCTGTCCAAGGCGACGGTGTCCAAAGCGGTGACGCGCCTGGAACGGCAGCTGAAGACCACCCTGCTTCACCGCACCTCGCGCCGCTTCGCCCTTACCGATGCAGGCAGAACCCTGGCCGCCCGCGCCGCCCACATGCTGGCCGAGGCCGAGGGCGCGGTGTCGGAGGCGCTGGACATGTCCGTCACGCCGCGCGGTCTGGTGCGACTGGCGGCGCCCATGTCGTTCGGCATGGCCTATGTGGCCCCGGCCCTGCCCGAGTTCCTAGCCACCCATCCCGACGTGTCGGTCGATCTTCACCTGTCGGACGAGGTCATCGATCTGGTCGGCGGCGGCTTCGATTGCGCGCTGAGGATCGCCGCCCTGGCCGATTCCTCGCTGACGGCGCGCAAGCTCCGGCCTGTGGCTCGCGCCCTGGTGGCCTCGCCGTCCTATCTGGATCAGCGGGGTCGCCCCACTCATCCCGACGATCTGGCCCGTCACGCCTGCCTCGGTTACGCCTACATGCCCAGCCCCGACACCTGGCGGTTCAGAAATGAGGCGGGTGAAGAAGTGGTGGTGCATCCGCGCGGGCCGTTGCGCGCCAACAACTCAGACGCCCTGACGGCGTCGTTGTGCGCGGGTCTGGGGCTCTTTCCCCAGCCGGACTTCATCTACTGGAAGGACGTCGCCAACGGCCGTCTCGAGACGGTAATGACCGACTGGCGCCTGCCGCCCATCGCCCTGCACCTTGTCTCGCCCAGCGGCGGCCCGCGCCCGGCCAGGGTCACGGCCTTCATGGACTATCTGACGGCGAAGTTCAGCGGACCGCTGTGGCCGGGCGATACGGTTGGGCGCTAA
- a CDS encoding hemolysin: protein MKIIVSTLLAAGALAVSACAPVQTAEPAPGSDTAFKACKVSDYQSYVGRNRSTIPTAPTGQTFRVLCTTCAATMDYRENRVNFVYDEATNIVREVKCG, encoded by the coding sequence ATGAAGATCATCGTGAGCACCCTATTGGCCGCTGGCGCTTTGGCCGTGTCGGCCTGCGCGCCGGTCCAGACCGCCGAGCCTGCGCCCGGATCGGACACCGCCTTCAAGGCGTGCAAGGTTTCGGATTATCAGAGCTACGTCGGCCGCAACCGTTCGACCATCCCGACCGCGCCCACCGGCCAGACGTTCCGCGTGCTCTGCACCACCTGCGCGGCGACCATGGACTATCGCGAGAACCGGGTTAACTTCGTCTATGACGAAGCGACCAACATCGTGCGCGAAGTGAAGTGCGGCTGA
- a CDS encoding DUF1996 domain-containing protein, with protein MASNGRRALGKGGLIGLVLLAGCSTPVSEAPAPRAVEQAQLNPPVGSRMPTGQTEDFCKAGEMQYLVGKSRTEIPVPVDVVNRRVTCTTCPVTQDFSAYRLNIFYNEQTGIIEQVRCG; from the coding sequence TTGGCGTCAAATGGACGAAGGGCGCTGGGAAAAGGCGGCCTGATCGGACTGGTTCTGCTGGCCGGCTGTTCGACGCCGGTTTCCGAGGCGCCTGCGCCGCGTGCGGTCGAGCAGGCCCAGTTGAACCCGCCCGTCGGCAGTCGCATGCCGACCGGACAGACGGAAGACTTCTGCAAGGCCGGCGAGATGCAGTATCTGGTCGGCAAGTCCCGGACCGAAATTCCGGTGCCGGTGGATGTCGTCAATCGGCGCGTGACCTGCACCACCTGCCCGGTGACGCAGGACTTCTCCGCCTATCGTCTGAACATCTTCTACAACGAACAGACCGGCATCATCGAACAGGTCCGCTGCGGCTGA
- a CDS encoding DNA polymerase III subunit chi, which produces MSDKPEIWFYHLERSSLDQVLPTLLEKTIERGWRAMIKSSHSHRLDEVDETLWTFRDDSFLPHGRADQPHAERQPVLLSETGENLNGAQALFIVDDAELGVTEGFERCFIIFDGRDEPALQNARGRWKALKGQGANLAYWRQMDEGRWEKAA; this is translated from the coding sequence GTGAGCGACAAGCCCGAAATCTGGTTCTATCACCTGGAGCGTTCGTCGCTGGATCAGGTGCTGCCAACCCTGCTCGAAAAGACAATCGAGCGGGGCTGGCGGGCCATGATCAAATCGTCGCATTCGCACCGACTGGATGAGGTCGACGAGACGCTGTGGACGTTTCGCGATGACAGTTTCCTGCCGCATGGCCGGGCCGACCAGCCCCATGCCGAGCGCCAGCCTGTGCTGTTGAGCGAGACAGGCGAGAACCTGAACGGCGCTCAGGCGCTGTTCATAGTCGACGACGCAGAACTGGGCGTGACGGAGGGTTTCGAACGATGCTTCATTATTTTCGACGGTCGGGACGAGCCGGCTCTGCAAAATGCGCGGGGACGTTGGAAGGCGTTGAAGGGGCAGGGGGCGAACCTGGCCTATTGGCGTCAAATGGACGAAGGGCGCTGGGAAAAGGCGGCCTGA
- a CDS encoding leucyl aminopeptidase, with protein MKIEFVAAVDAAEILAVPVFEDRTFTAAGTALDGKANGALTKAAGKGRFTGKAGQSLSIAAPAGVEADVVLLVGAGAKDKLDDLAVEAFGGNAYAAVKLSGAEVLTIDASDLSPEQAARVGFAARLAAYRFDKYRTTQKADKIPSITAIRVVTTDLRGAEASLEPLSAVADGVIFARDLVSEPANVLYPAEFAKRVKALESLGLEVEILGEAEMEKLGMRTLLGVGQGSRRESQLAIMKWNGGEAGAQPLAFVGKGVCFDTGGISIKPADGMEDMKWDMGGAAAVTGTMIALASRKAKANVIGVLGLVENMPDGNAQRPGDVVVSMSGQTVEVINTDAEGRLVLADALWYTQERFKPKFMIDLATLTGAMIVALGLDYAGVFSNSDHVADPILAAAKKVGENFWRMPIPAIYEQHIDSKIADVKNTGNGRAGGSITAALFLQRFTNGVPWAHLDIAPTAWANKSPSPTVPEGGVGFAVRTLDRMVADSYEG; from the coding sequence ATGAAGATCGAATTCGTCGCCGCCGTGGACGCCGCCGAGATTTTGGCTGTTCCGGTTTTTGAAGATCGCACCTTCACCGCCGCCGGGACCGCGCTGGACGGCAAGGCCAACGGCGCCCTGACCAAGGCGGCGGGCAAGGGCCGTTTCACCGGCAAGGCAGGGCAGAGCCTGAGCATCGCCGCGCCGGCGGGCGTCGAGGCGGACGTCGTGCTGCTGGTGGGCGCCGGCGCCAAGGACAAGCTGGACGACCTGGCGGTCGAGGCCTTCGGCGGCAACGCCTATGCGGCGGTCAAGCTGTCGGGAGCCGAGGTGCTGACGATCGACGCTTCGGACCTGTCGCCTGAGCAGGCCGCCCGCGTCGGTTTCGCCGCGCGTCTGGCCGCCTATCGCTTCGACAAATATCGCACGACGCAAAAGGCCGACAAGATTCCGTCGATCACCGCCATCCGCGTGGTCACGACCGACCTGCGTGGTGCGGAAGCCTCGCTGGAGCCTCTGTCGGCGGTGGCCGACGGCGTGATCTTCGCGCGCGATCTGGTGTCCGAGCCCGCCAACGTCCTGTATCCGGCCGAGTTCGCCAAGCGGGTGAAGGCGCTGGAGAGCCTGGGCCTTGAAGTCGAAATCCTCGGCGAGGCCGAGATGGAGAAGCTGGGCATGCGCACCCTGCTGGGCGTGGGCCAAGGCAGCCGTCGCGAAAGCCAGCTTGCGATCATGAAGTGGAACGGCGGCGAAGCCGGCGCTCAGCCGCTGGCCTTCGTCGGCAAGGGCGTCTGCTTCGACACCGGCGGCATCTCGATCAAGCCGGCGGACGGCATGGAAGACATGAAGTGGGACATGGGCGGCGCGGCCGCCGTGACCGGAACCATGATCGCCCTGGCCAGCCGCAAGGCCAAGGCCAATGTCATCGGCGTGCTGGGCCTGGTCGAGAACATGCCGGACGGCAACGCCCAGCGTCCGGGCGACGTGGTCGTGTCCATGTCGGGTCAGACGGTGGAGGTCATCAACACCGACGCCGAAGGTCGCCTCGTTCTGGCCGACGCCCTCTGGTACACGCAGGAGCGTTTCAAGCCGAAGTTCATGATCGACCTGGCCACCCTGACGGGCGCCATGATCGTGGCCCTGGGTCTGGATTACGCCGGCGTCTTCTCGAACTCCGATCATGTCGCCGATCCGATCCTGGCGGCGGCCAAGAAGGTCGGCGAGAACTTCTGGCGCATGCCGATCCCGGCCATCTACGAGCAGCACATCGATTCCAAGATCGCCGATGTGAAGAACACCGGCAACGGCCGCGCCGGTGGCTCGATCACCGCCGCCCTGTTCCTGCAACGCTTCACCAACGGCGTGCCGTGGGCGCACCTGGACATCGCCCCTACGGCCTGGGCCAACAAGAGCCCCAGCCCCACCGTGCCGGAAGGCGGCGTCGGCTTCGCTGTGCGCACGCTGGACCGAATGGTCGCGGATTCCTACGAAGGCTGA
- a CDS encoding LptF/LptG family permease — protein MTLIQRYLFRQILFPVIAACAALAGIGILSQSLDQLQVIVERGQSVWIMVKLTLLALPQLLSVILPIGLFVGALIALTRLQREQELTAAFAGGMTRWQVISPAARIAVLVALVTLLVNVFILPWAQQEARRQAFDIRTDLAALLVEEGQFVQGPDGLTVYVQQIEQNGLLKNLFVYLDDKEKVTTWNASEARFSRDVGGIPILIMIDGSAQRYSSGGVLETLSFGRYDFSLAPFVGVTDTIRYKPTDLYLRQLLNPTAKVLEVAGSRGELLAEAHSRLASPLYAMVAMALALSAILGGAFSRTGYTLRIAKAAGLFLVLRVVGYGLVAASAWNGWMNVLQYVVPIVAIVVALRVLFRALKPRRSRTTAALRDLKAKFA, from the coding sequence ATGACCCTGATTCAAAGATACCTTTTTCGCCAGATCCTGTTCCCTGTGATCGCCGCGTGCGCAGCGCTGGCGGGAATCGGGATTCTGAGCCAAAGCCTCGACCAACTCCAGGTCATCGTGGAGCGCGGTCAGAGCGTGTGGATCATGGTCAAGCTGACCCTGCTCGCTCTGCCGCAACTGCTGTCAGTGATTCTGCCGATCGGCCTTTTCGTCGGCGCCCTGATCGCCCTGACCCGTCTGCAACGCGAACAGGAGCTGACGGCGGCCTTCGCCGGGGGCATGACCCGGTGGCAGGTCATATCCCCCGCCGCCCGCATCGCCGTGCTGGTCGCCCTGGTCACCTTGCTGGTCAACGTCTTCATTCTGCCCTGGGCGCAGCAGGAGGCGCGGCGACAGGCGTTCGACATCCGCACCGACCTCGCCGCTCTATTGGTCGAGGAAGGCCAGTTCGTTCAGGGGCCTGACGGCCTGACCGTCTATGTGCAGCAGATCGAGCAGAACGGTCTGTTGAAGAACCTGTTCGTCTATCTGGACGACAAGGAGAAGGTCACGACCTGGAACGCGTCTGAGGCGCGCTTCAGCCGCGACGTCGGCGGCATTCCCATTCTGATCATGATCGACGGTTCGGCCCAACGCTATTCGTCGGGCGGCGTGCTGGAGACGCTGTCGTTCGGGCGATACGATTTCTCTCTCGCGCCCTTCGTCGGGGTGACCGACACCATTCGCTACAAGCCGACCGACCTCTATCTGCGCCAGCTGCTGAACCCGACGGCCAAGGTGCTTGAGGTCGCCGGCTCGCGCGGCGAACTGCTGGCCGAGGCGCATTCGCGGCTGGCCTCGCCGCTCTACGCCATGGTCGCCATGGCCCTGGCGCTTTCGGCCATCTTGGGCGGCGCCTTCAGCCGCACCGGCTATACCTTGCGCATCGCCAAGGCGGCGGGCCTGTTCCTGGTCCTGCGCGTCGTTGGCTATGGCCTTGTCGCCGCCAGCGCCTGGAACGGCTGGATGAACGTGCTCCAGTACGTCGTGCCGATCGTGGCCATCGTCGTCGCCCTGCGGGTTCTGTTCCGCGCGCTGAAGCCGCGTCGCAGCCGGACCACCGCCGCCCTGCGCGATCTGAAGGCCAAGTTCGCATGA
- the lptG gene encoding LPS export ABC transporter permease LptG, translating to MTAVAARRSPHIPRLGGIERYVLVQQLKSLGVALAVISALVMLIDFVEVSRGVGSAQDLSAVRIFGLVLLKSPSVIVQLMPFVFLFGTLSAFISLNRRSELIAMRAAGVSAWRFVLPAAGMAFVLGVLTVTVLGPMASAGDGLWQRERARISGTAPGGDPKEAIWLREGDDQRQMIIRAGQQDRANARLLNVSFFIYTTAPGGGRTFSERIDAKSASLNAGSWRLTDAVGAQIGQRAVTYSSLTLVSSLADDEAFERFARPQATPFWSLPNQISRIENAGFTSTAYRLRFQQLLATPLVFAAMSILAAAFSLRLMRLGDLARMSVSAVVLGFAFFFLNQFSSAMGSAEVVAPFVAAWLPPVLTALAALTLLFYTEDG from the coding sequence ATGACCGCCGTCGCCGCCCGTCGCTCGCCGCATATCCCCCGTCTCGGCGGCATCGAACGCTATGTGCTGGTCCAGCAGTTGAAGTCGCTGGGCGTGGCCCTGGCCGTGATTTCGGCCCTCGTCATGCTGATCGACTTTGTCGAGGTCTCGCGCGGCGTCGGCTCGGCTCAGGATTTGTCGGCCGTGCGCATTTTCGGCCTTGTGCTGCTGAAGTCGCCCTCGGTCATCGTGCAGTTGATGCCGTTCGTCTTCCTGTTCGGCACCCTGTCGGCCTTCATCAGCCTGAACCGACGCAGCGAACTGATCGCCATGCGCGCGGCGGGCGTCTCCGCCTGGCGGTTCGTCCTGCCGGCGGCCGGCATGGCCTTTGTCCTGGGCGTGTTGACCGTCACTGTGTTGGGTCCAATGGCGTCGGCCGGCGACGGTCTGTGGCAACGCGAGCGCGCGCGCATTTCCGGCACGGCGCCCGGCGGCGACCCCAAGGAGGCGATCTGGCTGCGCGAGGGCGACGATCAACGCCAGATGATCATTCGCGCCGGCCAGCAGGACCGCGCCAACGCCCGACTGTTGAACGTCAGCTTCTTCATCTACACGACCGCGCCCGGCGGCGGTCGCACCTTCTCCGAGCGGATCGACGCCAAGTCGGCCTCGTTAAACGCCGGCAGCTGGCGCCTGACCGACGCCGTCGGCGCCCAGATCGGCCAGCGCGCCGTCACCTATTCCAGCCTGACATTGGTCTCCAGCTTGGCGGATGACGAGGCCTTCGAGCGTTTCGCCCGGCCGCAGGCCACGCCCTTCTGGTCGCTTCCCAATCAGATCAGCCGAATCGAAAACGCGGGCTTCACCTCGACCGCCTATCGCTTGCGCTTCCAGCAACTTCTGGCTACGCCGCTGGTGTTCGCCGCCATGTCCATTCTGGCCGCCGCCTTCTCGCTGCGGCTGATGCGATTGGGTGACCTGGCGCGCATGAGCGTGTCCGCCGTGGTGCTGGGCTTCGCCTTCTTCTTCCTGAACCAGTTCTCGTCGGCGATGGGATCGGCCGAGGTCGTGGCGCCCTTCGTCGCCGCCTGGCTGCCGCCTGTTCTTACGGCGCTCGCAGCCTTGACCTTGCTGTTCTATACCGAAGACGGCTAA
- a CDS encoding LPS-assembly protein LptD has protein sequence MATPAWAQTTPPPAAAPSDGLPPEAVYVDADNARREGDTIIVSGTPENRAYVRTRGHVLRGENLSYDLNAGSATAEGRVEAIAPDGTVVYASRLELDENLKTGVAVDFATRLANGASLMAATAVRRSENVSELNYARFTPCPICDDGGPRTPTISIQAEKVTQDEQLRAILYRNAVFYIGPVPIFYTPFFAHPDPSVERASGFLVPIVNYDEGRGVSVEVPYLHVVSPSEDWLISPQINTRVAPLLNLQWRRRFANGMIVARGGYTYEREFGDFDRDGDGKFESNVRFGDREHRSYLLSHGEFDPDGPWRFGFTAERTSDKTLFDRYDVRSPYQDNGLYYGDRRRLISQTYAEHQTDRSYVSVAAFSIQSLRLNPAFAATDFRDANGFKVFEDDDTLPFVAPLIDARWEPRELVFGGRLRLKGSAVSLYRDAFVGAPILNPEIVPAVTTGLAGVDSRRITGQAEWRRAIILPVGVRVEPFVDTRVDLYSMSDLPPMMGIDSDETVSRSRFSAGVDIAYPLIKRIADADIILEPVGQLSVSNKVSLDRRIPIEDSQVLELDESSLFRMDRFSGYDLLEGGARVTAGGRATIRWAEGRKASLFVGRSYRFDQQDDFRTSIPDDPARLYDPTGLASETSDWVVQGDFSPSDRIRSWFHATVNGSGEVRRAEAALDGRWGRRNLATVSYILDQSNPVDGPLNRNYEFVQLAGQQFVFQNWGFTVAGIADLKENQITRSEIGVLFDDDCLRFELGYRRDNTRARPGGASEGVYVRLNLATFGGSGYGQGEMR, from the coding sequence TTGGCGACGCCCGCATGGGCGCAAACGACCCCTCCACCCGCGGCCGCGCCTTCCGACGGCCTGCCGCCCGAAGCGGTCTATGTGGATGCCGACAACGCGCGTCGCGAAGGCGACACCATCATCGTCAGCGGCACGCCCGAGAACCGCGCCTATGTCCGCACGCGCGGCCATGTGCTGCGCGGCGAGAACCTGTCTTATGATCTGAACGCCGGTTCGGCGACGGCCGAAGGCCGCGTCGAAGCCATCGCGCCCGATGGCACCGTGGTCTACGCCAGCCGTCTCGAGCTGGACGAAAACCTAAAGACGGGCGTCGCCGTCGATTTCGCCACGCGTCTGGCCAACGGCGCCAGCCTGATGGCCGCAACGGCTGTGCGCCGTAGCGAGAACGTCAGCGAACTGAACTACGCCCGCTTCACCCCCTGCCCGATCTGCGACGATGGCGGTCCCAGGACGCCGACCATCTCGATCCAGGCGGAAAAGGTGACGCAGGACGAGCAGTTGCGCGCGATCCTTTATCGCAACGCCGTCTTCTACATCGGGCCGGTGCCCATCTTCTACACGCCCTTCTTCGCCCACCCCGATCCCTCGGTGGAGCGGGCCTCTGGCTTCCTGGTGCCCATCGTCAACTATGACGAGGGTCGCGGCGTCTCCGTCGAGGTTCCCTATCTGCACGTCGTGTCGCCGTCCGAGGACTGGCTGATCAGCCCGCAGATCAACACCAGGGTCGCCCCGCTGCTGAACCTGCAATGGCGTCGACGGTTCGCCAACGGCATGATCGTGGCGCGCGGCGGCTACACCTACGAGCGCGAGTTCGGCGACTTCGACCGGGACGGCGACGGGAAGTTTGAAAGCAACGTCCGCTTCGGCGACCGCGAGCATCGTAGCTATCTGTTGTCGCACGGCGAATTCGATCCGGACGGCCCCTGGCGATTCGGCTTCACGGCCGAGCGCACCTCGGACAAGACGCTGTTCGACCGCTACGACGTCCGCTCTCCCTATCAGGACAACGGCCTCTACTACGGCGACCGCCGTCGTCTGATCAGCCAGACCTACGCGGAGCATCAGACCGATCGCTCTTACGTTTCAGTCGCCGCCTTCTCGATCCAGAGCCTGCGCCTGAACCCGGCCTTCGCCGCCACGGACTTCCGCGACGCCAACGGCTTCAAGGTATTCGAGGACGACGACACCCTGCCCTTCGTCGCACCGTTGATCGATGCACGCTGGGAACCGCGCGAACTGGTCTTTGGCGGCCGCCTGCGCCTGAAGGGCTCGGCCGTCTCTCTCTACCGCGACGCCTTCGTCGGCGCGCCGATCCTGAACCCGGAGATCGTTCCCGCCGTCACGACAGGTCTCGCCGGCGTCGACAGCCGCCGCATCACGGGTCAGGCGGAATGGCGCCGCGCGATCATCCTTCCCGTCGGCGTTCGCGTGGAACCGTTCGTCGACACGCGGGTCGATCTCTATTCCATGTCCGATCTGCCGCCGATGATGGGCATCGACAGCGACGAGACAGTCAGCCGGTCCCGGTTCAGCGCAGGCGTGGACATCGCTTATCCTCTGATCAAACGCATCGCCGACGCCGACATCATCCTGGAGCCGGTGGGTCAGTTGTCGGTGTCCAACAAGGTCAGCCTCGACCGCCGCATTCCCATCGAGGATTCGCAGGTTCTTGAGCTGGACGAGTCGTCGCTGTTCCGCATGGACCGCTTCTCCGGCTATGACCTGCTGGAGGGCGGCGCGCGCGTGACGGCGGGCGGTCGCGCCACCATCCGCTGGGCTGAAGGGCGCAAGGCCAGCCTATTCGTTGGCCGCAGCTATCGCTTTGATCAGCAGGACGACTTCCGCACCTCCATCCCGGACGATCCCGCACGGCTGTATGATCCGACCGGCCTTGCGTCCGAGACGTCCGACTGGGTCGTGCAGGGCGACTTCTCCCCCTCCGATCGTATCCGCAGTTGGTTCCACGCCACCGTCAACGGTTCGGGCGAAGTGCGCCGCGCCGAGGCGGCGCTAGACGGCCGCTGGGGGCGCCGCAACCTGGCGACCGTCAGCTACATTCTGGATCAGTCGAACCCGGTCGACGGACCGCTAAACCGGAACTACGAGTTCGTTCAACTGGCGGGCCAGCAATTCGTCTTCCAGAACTGGGGCTTCACCGTCGCGGGCATCGCTGATCTAAAAGAAAACCAGATCACCCGATCCGAAATCGGCGTGCTTTTCGATGACGACTGCCTGCGGTTCGAGCTGGGTTATCGTCGCGACAACACGCGTGCGCGGCCCGGCGGCGCGTCAGAAGGCGTCTATGTGCGCCTAAACCTCGCCACTTTCGGAGGTTCAGGTTATGGACAGGGCGAAATGCGTTGA
- a CDS encoding peptidylprolyl isomerase, producing the protein MGLMRYSTGAALAAVLLAGSAYAQTAPAPAQASTPAQSPAAGAPNPAAEEAPTTARPAPQFEMADGIVATVNDKIITGYDLRQRMLMLIASSQVQPTEQNLPAIQQAALNALIEDRLKDQEMAKFESLKVTDEEVDGEIAEMARAAGTTPQAYLQFLQQGGIQPAAFRDNLRTQIGWSQLIPGRFNSRARASTLQVDQEVRRLNEAASKPQFLLGEIYIDAARVGGAQAALNGARQLVQQIIQGAPFQAVAQQFSAAPSASARVPGDAGWVVKDSLQPAVQSVLEQLQPGQLSNPIVVDGGVYILYLRDKRDGASTSLVSLKQVMVELPETASEADVAAATAKLESLRNGLTCDNIISQARATQGVLGADLGESDVANLAPQFQQFARTGEIGSVSTPIRTPLGLHLVAVCGRRVGGPEAPNRQQVENRLRAQNLAVLERRYLRDLRSDALIEFK; encoded by the coding sequence ATGGGTTTGATGCGTTATTCGACGGGGGCTGCGCTCGCGGCAGTCCTCCTCGCCGGTTCGGCCTATGCCCAAACGGCGCCCGCTCCCGCGCAAGCCTCGACACCCGCGCAGAGCCCTGCGGCCGGCGCGCCGAACCCTGCGGCTGAAGAGGCGCCCACGACGGCGCGCCCCGCCCCTCAGTTCGAAATGGCCGACGGCATCGTCGCGACTGTCAACGACAAGATCATCACCGGCTATGACCTGCGTCAGCGCATGCTGATGCTGATCGCCTCGTCCCAGGTCCAGCCGACCGAGCAGAACCTGCCCGCCATCCAGCAGGCCGCCCTGAACGCCCTGATCGAGGATCGCCTCAAGGATCAGGAGATGGCCAAGTTCGAGAGCCTGAAGGTCACGGACGAGGAAGTCGACGGCGAGATCGCCGAAATGGCCCGCGCCGCCGGCACGACGCCGCAGGCCTATCTGCAGTTCCTGCAACAGGGCGGCATCCAGCCCGCCGCCTTCCGCGACAACCTGCGCACCCAGATCGGCTGGAGCCAGCTGATCCCGGGCCGTTTCAACAGCCGCGCCCGCGCCAGCACGCTTCAGGTCGATCAGGAAGTCCGTCGTCTGAACGAGGCGGCCTCCAAGCCCCAGTTCCTGCTCGGTGAAATCTATATCGACGCGGCGCGCGTCGGCGGCGCCCAGGCGGCCTTGAACGGCGCCCGCCAGCTCGTGCAGCAGATCATCCAGGGCGCGCCGTTCCAGGCCGTCGCCCAGCAATTCTCCGCCGCCCCCTCGGCCAGCGCCCGCGTGCCGGGCGATGCAGGCTGGGTCGTCAAGGATTCGCTCCAGCCGGCCGTGCAGTCGGTACTGGAACAGCTCCAGCCGGGGCAACTGTCGAACCCCATCGTCGTCGATGGCGGCGTCTATATCCTCTATCTGCGCGACAAGCGTGACGGCGCCTCGACCAGCCTGGTTTCGCTGAAGCAGGTCATGGTCGAACTGCCTGAAACCGCGTCGGAAGCTGATGTGGCCGCCGCAACCGCCAAGCTGGAAAGTCTGCGCAACGGCCTGACCTGCGACAACATCATCTCCCAGGCCCGCGCGACGCAGGGCGTCTTGGGCGCAGACCTCGGCGAATCGGATGTCGCCAACCTGGCGCCCCAGTTCCAGCAGTTCGCCCGCACCGGCGAAATCGGTTCGGTCTCGACGCCGATTCGCACCCCGCTGGGCCTGCACCTGGTCGCCGTCTGCGGTCGTCGCGTCGGCGGGCCGGAAGCGCCAAACCGCCAGCAGGTCGAAAACCGTCTGCGCGCCCAGAACCTGGCCGTGCTGGAGCGCCGCTATCTGCGCGACCTGCGCAGCGACGCCCTGATCGAGTTCAAATGA